A single region of the Vicia villosa cultivar HV-30 ecotype Madison, WI linkage group LG4, Vvil1.0, whole genome shotgun sequence genome encodes:
- the LOC131597166 gene encoding uncharacterized protein LOC131597166: MMQQMMQQNQMMGQMMQGMQGQQLPTQVPVPQATSGPDFRAFFRMDPLEFVGRLDSLLAHDWLAGMERVFQAIQCTKEEKVIFAAQKMKGPTLRWWNTASTYFTTQEIPKDWQHFKVAFLEKYFPNSVRNQKEREFQNFKQGDMSVSEYAEKLKRVQEERNQNRANFREQGRFTQHLRPRNPPSKKKQVYGDQSAQPPHCRKCGRKHTRECKYASVTCFRCGEQGHIAPQCPQKRIPEKTAVDCGATHSFVSTECVYRLGLEVIPSPNPMIISSATDDTVEARLICKDCSVSFNEKAIFIPEEESSSDDAITKLIEGTISAVNYLFSQERSFLLVLSKEPFVRVKLSEIPVVCEFPDVVPEDITSLPLEREAEFSIDLVPGTALVSISPYRMSPIELSELKSQLEELLAKHFIQPSPYLDQFVVIFIDDILVYSRTPEDHEEHLRIVLSTLREKKLYAKFRKANKVADALSRKEFRVAELMMLEHGLLEKFRNLNLRF; the protein is encoded by the exons ATGATGCAACAAATGATGCAGCAGAACCAGATGATGGgtcaaatgatgcaaggcatgcagggACAACAACTTCCTACTCAAGTTCCCGTTCCTCAAGCTACTTCTGGACCAGACTTTCGTGCCTTCTTCAGGATGGATCCTCTAGAGTTTGTTGGCAGACTTGATTCACTTTTGGCTCATGATTGGTTAGCTGGTATGGAAAGGGTGTTTCAGGCTATTCAGTGTACTAAAGAAGAAAAGGTGATCTTTGCTGCTCAGAAGATGAAGGGACCAActcttaggtggtggaacactgcatCCACTTATTTCACCACACAAGAGATTCCTAAGGATTGGCAACACTTCAAAGTGGCATTCTTGGAGAAGTATTTCCCTAATAGTGTGAGGAATCAGAAGGAGCGAGAATTCCAGAACTTCAAGCAAGGTGACATGTCTGTTTCGGAATATGCAGAGAA ATTGAAGAGGGTTcaagaagagaggaaccagaacagGGCTAATTTTAGGGAGCAAGGAAGATTTACTCAACACTTGAGACCCCGTAATCCTCCATCAAAGAAGAAGCAGGTTTATGGCGATCAATCGGCTCAACCGCCCCATTGTCGCAAGTGTGGTAGGAAGCATACCAGGGAGTGCAAGTACGCTTCTGTGACTTGTTTTAGATGTGGCGAGCAAGGCCACATAGCTCCACAATGTCCACAAAAGAGGATTCCCGAGAAGACTGCAG ttgattgtggagccacTCATTCTTTTGTCTCCACTGAGTGTGTTTACCGACTTGGTTTAGAGGTTATTCCTTCACCTAATCCCATGATTATTTCTTCGGCAACGGATGATACTGTGGAAGCTCGACTAATTTGTAAAGATTGTTCAGTGTCTTTTAATG agaaggccatattcattcctgAAGAAGAGTCTTCTTCcgatgatgcaattaccaagttgatagaaggtacgATCAGCGCGGTTAATTATCTAttttctcaagaaagatcctttcttttagttctttccaaGGAACCTTTTGTGAGAGTTAAATTGTCGGAGATTCCGGTGGTGTGCGAATTTCCTGATGTAGttcctgaggatatcacttctcttccttTAGAAAGGGAAGCAGAGTTCTCAATTGATCTTGTTCCTGGAACAGCCCTAGTTTCCATCagtccatataggatgtctcctattgaactcagCGAACTGAAGAGCCAATTGGAAGAGCTTCTTGCTAAGCATTTTATCcaacccagt CCATATCTGGACCAGTTTGTAGTAAttttcattgacgacattctggtGTATTCTCGTACTCCCGAAGATCATGAGGAGCATTTGCGGATTGTGTTATCTACTCTTCGAGAGAAGAAATTGTATGCCAAGTTca GAAAAGCCAACAAAGTGGCAGATGCcttaagcaggaaagaatttcgAGTTGCTGAACTGATGATGTTAGAGCATGGATTGTTGGAGAAGTTTCGAAATCTTAACCTTCGGTTTTAA